From Anopheles darlingi chromosome 2, idAnoDarlMG_H_01, whole genome shotgun sequence, the proteins below share one genomic window:
- the LOC125958056 gene encoding cytochrome c oxidase assembly protein COX16 homolog, mitochondrial, with amino-acid sequence MNTLQQKFLYYSKRKSFRYGVPFLLLMVGGSFGLQQFAQLRYTFSKKGSLTRQEAEKYGVNMKKQEEVTLEGEYEKIRTLDIEHWDNIRGPRPWEETVPLSTQQTAK; translated from the exons ATGAACACGCTACAGCAGAAATTCCTTTACTATAGCAAACGGAAATCCTTCCGGTATGGGGTACCATTCCTGCTGCTCATGGTTGGCGGTTCCTTTGGATTGCAGCAGTTTGCACAGCTAAG GTACACATTCTCAAAGAAAGGCTCACTCACACGGCAGGAAGCGGAAAAGTATGGGGTGAATATGAAGAAACAGGAAGAGGTAACGCTGGAAGGCGAGTACGAGAAGATCAGAACGCTGGACATTGAGCACTGGGACAACATTCGAGGACCCCGGCCGTGGGAAGAAACCGTACCTTTGTCAACGCAACAAACAGCcaagtag
- the LOC125949581 gene encoding protein AF-9 → MSVKICLEIGHVCTVKSRPTAEGYTHDWELFVRGPDGNDISHFVDKVIFNLHDSFPRPKRVFKEPPYRVKEAGYAGFMLPVEIHFKNRDDPKKAVYNYDLDLTPVKSQREELMFVNPSDDFRRKLLKSGGFMGPGSSNNNSNAAADYKTNRHSSSGGAERTGGGGVSSGSQEKKSKSKSGGDDSKGPYGDLFGSPFPHKSGNGSKVSPDPKSGSGSGGSKTSPAGAGPGGGSGSGSNNTGSGGKTQPSQKSSNDRTASSGSVSSSKEKSSSKHKHSSPNKESKKASSSTVSSSGLAEPEKQHSKEKKDKSHSKDRDKTSKGDKISNSSSSGATGSSNSAVMSSSSSSSASQKRPGSPKRNSTANTTSSASSSSNTNGSSNSNNSVPTSGTSSSSVSASGGGGSTAAAAAPGSKASSEGGKRSASGGSSSGGTNEKEKRSKKEKKSYEKDKERIDSSSSGNARKGGEPHKSTTSGASIFSKDAAAAGSKSASSGKSSSAHQQQSSNSTDGAGKSIANGGGTVLGNGNNAAVPANTSSSGGYTKDKKQSSTVESGSSGTATKSDITGGSSTKANDAKERDERKHKHKKKDKSKDKEKERPSSGKDKKDRQKEKSDKGAAASGDQKLGTGSYSTPTHGMTDASNDGSGLAVAPSRTKHLSGGNAESSTKSSGLDRQQPATAGSAKSYAASGVSQQPKQSSNRHHSSKTAALIGDTSGGENSDDSDSGPDDATHPPAVVANDKDSESSNSSIADIIANAPQQQQHRPSSASLQDAATDRHQPTPVNNYKSKKEKLIKVGSAALIGAVTPPVEPSKEPAPSGESSKKRKRKNKDSDLVGDKGSSATKETTTPVSQNEGGRGERRSLSPPSPMGVSGGGSLMEPPVKVPKKDDHLFEGGKHSSPAAELGDNSNNNNNTTLNYKQSSSTAGGSVAADDDSSGNAWQQVGAGGGTTTNHHAMTGDYMSELKDLQKKIMTLQDNNELQRVVEMIAATGCYEITSATFDFDLCALDRLTVQRLQEFFATET, encoded by the exons ATGTCGGTGAAAATATGCCTGGAAATCGGTCACGTGTGCACGGTGAAGAGTCGGCCAACGGCGGAGGGATACACGCACGATTGGGAACTATTTGTGCGCGGTCCCGATGGCAACGACATAAGCCACTTCGTCGACAAAGTCATCTTTAATTTACATGACTCATTTCCCCGGCCGAAGCGAG TATTCAAAGAACCACCATATCGAGTAAAGGAAGCTGGCTACGCTGGATTCATGTTACCCGTGGAGATTCACTTTAAAAATCGTGACGATCCCAAGAAGGCCGTGTACAACTATGATCTTGATCTGACGCCCGTCAAAAGCCAGCGTGAGGAGCTAATGTTCGTCAATCCATCGGATGACTTCCGACGCAAGCTACTGAAGAGCGGAGGTTTCATGGGCCccgggagcagcaacaacaatagcaatgCTGCCGCCGATTATAAAACCAATCGGCACAGTAGCAGCGGCGGTGCGGAacgaaccggtggtggtggagtcaGCTCAGGATCGCAGgagaagaaatcaaaatcCAAGTCCGGTGGCGACGATAGTAAGGGTCCGTATGGTGATCTGTTCGGTTCTCCCTTTCCACACAAATCGGGCAACGGAAGTAAAGTCTCACCGGATCCAAAAtccggatcgggatcgggtgGAAGCAAAACGTCGCCCGCTGGTGCAGGTCCCGGGGGTGGCAGTGGTAGTGGAAGCAACAACACCGGCAGTGGCGGTAAAACCCAACCGAGTCAAAAATCATCCAATGATCGTACCGCCTCATCCGGTTCAGTCTCATCGTCGAAGGAAAAATCTTCATCCAAGCACAAGCATTCGAGCCCAAACAAAGAGAGTAAGAAAGCTTCCTCCTCTACCGTTTCGTCGTCGGGCCTGGCCGAGCCGGAGAAGCAGCAcagcaaagagaaaaaggacaaaagcCATTCGAAGGATCGCGATAAGACGAGCAAAGGCGACAAGatctccaacagcagcagtagcggcgcaACAGGAAGTAGCAACTCTGCAGTgatgtcgtcatcgtcctcctcttcggcATCTCAGAAGCGACCGGGCAGCCCGAAACGCAATAGTACGGCCAACACCACATCCAGTGCCAGCTCCAGCAGTAATACCAACGGATCGAGCAATAGTAATAATTCAGTTCCTACTAGcggtacatcatcatcgagcgttTCCGCTTCCGGCGGAGGaggatcaacagcagcagctgctgcgccaGGAAGTAAAGCGTCAAGCGAAGGCGGAAAACGCAGCGcttccggtggcagcagtagtggcggaaccaacgaaaaagaaaagagaagtaagaaggagaaaaaaagttACGAGAAGGACAAGGAACGGATCGACTCCTCATCCAGCGGAAATGCGCGCAAGGGAGGAGAACCGCACAAGTCTACTACATCTGGTGCGTCGATATTCTCTAAAGATGCCGCCGCGGCCGGTTCCAAGTCCGCCAGCTCTGGCAAATCTAGCTCtgcgcatcagcaacagtccAGCAACAGTACCGACGGTGCTGGCAAATCAATTGCCAACGGCGGAGGCACGGTGCTTGGTAACGGTAATAATGCTGCCGTACCCGCTAACACTTCCTCTAGCGGTGGATACACAAAGGATAAAAAGCAATCCAGCACCGTGGAGTCTGGAAGCAGTGGAACGGCAACCAAATCGGACATAACTGGTGGGAGCTCGACGAAGGCAAACGACGCCAAAGAGCGTGACGAGCGGAAACATAAGCACAAAAAGAAGGACAAATCGAAagacaaggagaaggagcgtCCATCGAGCGGGAAGGATAAGAAGGATCGCCAAAAGGAGAAAAGCGacaagggtgctgctgctagtggagATCAAAAGCTGGGAACCGGATCATACTCAACGCCAACTCATGGAATGACCGATGCGTCGAACGACGGAAGCGGCTTAGCAGTAGCACCTTCACGAACAAAACACCTTAGTGGTGGTAATGCAGAATCGAGCACGAAATCGAGTGGACTGGATCGTcaacaaccagcaacagcaggctcTGCTAAAAGTTACGCCGCTTCGGGTGTATCGCAGCAACCTAAACAATCCAGCAACCGGCATCACAGCTCAAAGACAGCAGCCCTGATCGGGGACACCAGTGGTGGAGAAAACTCGGACGATTCTGATTCTGGACCCGATGATGCCACTCATCCACCAGCGGTGGTCGCGAACGATAAGGATTCGGAATCGTCAAACAGCAGCATAGCGGATATCATTGCTAatgcaccacaacaacaacaacatcgtccatcgtcggcGAGTCTACAAGATGCGGCTACCGATCGTCATCAACCAACCCCGGTCAATAACTATAAGTCGAAGAAAGAGAAGCTCATCAAGGTTGGTTCTGCTGCGTTGATCGGTGCGGTGACGCCACCTGTTGAGCCTTCGAAGGAACCGGCACCGTCGGGAGAATCGTCGAAAAAGCGTAAGCGTAAAAACAAAGACAGTGACCTTGTCGGTGACAAGGGTAGTAGTGCTACGAAGGAAACTACTACTCCGGTTTCCCAGAATGAGGGGGGTCGAGGAGAGCGGCGCAGTCTCTCGCCGCCCTCTCCGATGGGCGTCTCAGGTGGTGGAAGCCTGATGGAACCGCCGGTGAAGGTACCGAAGAAGGACGATCATCTGTTTGAGGGTGGCAAGCACAGCTCACCGGCAGCGGAGCTGGGTGATAACtctaacaacaataacaacaccaCGTTAAATTACAAGCAATCGTCGTCAACAGCGGGCGGcagcgttgctgctgatgatgatagcagTGGTAACGCATGGCAGCAGGTTGGGGCTGGTGGCGGGACAACTACTAACCACCACGCGATGACCGGCGATTACATGTCGGAGTTGAAAgatttgcaaaagaaaatcatGACGCTGCAGGATAACAACGAGCTGCAGCGTGTGGTGGAGATGATTGCCGCTACCGGGTGCTATGAGATCACCAGTGCCACGTTCGACTTTGATCTGTGCGCCCTCGATCGGCTAACCGTGCAACGGTTGCAGGAATTCTTCGCAACCGAGACCTAG
- the LOC125949583 gene encoding programmed cell death protein 7-like, producing the protein MYAQQAAVLCDLTVPPPAIDDSFPHVKLLEQLSAADAQIVQQFLASRTGTSNDCSKSQPLDPLVDIPEYRSDLHEALLLLSSLKQSKIVLNELLSSSSDTDGWNTEMERTEQIKELLSAKLAILEDPTRIRMLKRKLAVRRKKRNWQKRRNLRLAEDRKKLLVDREKRQQEIAAWETEWRHRLKQEQTAREELAAKSAILADVRWRKARAKRYLRRFEKTIQLHEQRAVTEETDGANADGGNIPEERFQRSIGCLIDQWKKKLSDCVKEEKRLKDELARRSTGNESRRRENRWRKVLFGDASACLNRIGRNPLDEFVEVRHAWDAFVMPNNTDQPCPVTQGSAVPSGWVKPSDDPLPEWLSYRVNRDHKGAVSNVNELI; encoded by the coding sequence ATGTATGCACAGCAGGCAGCGGTGTTATGCGATCTTACAGTACCGCCACCTGCGATCGATGATTCATTTCCTCATGTGAAGCTGCTCGAGCAACTCTCCGCAGCGGATGCACAGATCGTGCAACAATTTCTAGCGAGCCGAACCGGTACATCGAACGATTGCAGCAAATCCCAACCATTAGACCCTCTGGTTGACATACCTGAGTATCGGTCCGATTTGCACGAGGCATTGCTTCTGCTATCGAGCTTAAAACAATCAAAGATTGTGTTGAACGAATTGTTATCCTCTTCATCGGATACCGACGGATGGAACACAGAGATGGAAAGGACGGAACAAATAAAGGAGCTGCTCTCCGCCAAACTTGCCATTCTCGAGGATCCAACAAGAATACGAATGCTCAAGCGTAAGCTTGCTGTGCGTCGTAAGAAACGAAACTGGCAAAAGCGTCGCAATCTTCGATTGGCCGAGGATCGCAagaagctgctggtggacCGCGAGAAGCGCCAGCAGGAGATCGCAGCATGGGAAACAGAATGGCGCCACCGGTTGAAGCAGGAGCAGACAGCACGCGAAGAACTGGCGGCCAAATCAGCCATCCTAGCTGACGTTCGCTGGCGAAAGGCACGAGCCAAGCGGTATCTGCGGCGATTCGAAAAGACCATCCAACTACATGAACAGAGAGCCGTGACCGAAGAAACAGACGGCGCTAATGCAGATGGTGGAAACATTCCCGAAGAACGATTCCAACGTAGCATTGGCTGTTTGATCGACcaatggaagaagaagctgagCGATTGCGTCAAAGAGGAGAAGCGACTGAAGGATGAACTTGCACGCCGTTCCACCGGCAACGAAAGCCGCCGACGTGAAAATCGTTGGCGGAAGGTCTTATTTGGAGATGCGTCGGCATGCTTGAACCGCATCGGTCGGAATCCATTGGATGAGTTTGTGGAAGTACGACATGCCTGGGATGCATTTGTGATGCCGAATAACACTGACCAGCCATGTCCTGTGACTCAGGGAAGCGCTGTACCGTCTGGTTGGGTCAAACCTTCGGATGATCCACTGCCCGAATGGCTATCCTATCGTGTAAATCGAGATCACAAAGGAGCGGTGAGCAACGTAaacgaattaatttga
- the LOC125949588 gene encoding tubulin-specific chaperone A — MSDPRLRQLTIKTGVVKRLSKEKTVYEKEVVTQQNRIEKLKTTGSDDHVLRKQDEVLQESMMMIPDCQRRLAKAHEELSEMLKNEEELKETEQYQTALQVLEEAKVNLPQKITA, encoded by the exons ATGTCTGATCCGCGGCTGCGCCAGCTCACGATCAAAACAGGTGTGGTGAAGCGGCTGTCGAAGGAGAAGACTGTTTACGAGAAAGAGGTCGTAACCCAGCAGAACCGCATCGAGAAGCTGAAAACCACCGGTTCCGACGATCATGTACTACGGAAGCAGGACGAAGTGCTGCAggaatcgatgatgatgataccggaCTGCCAGCGACG ATTGGCCAAAGCACACGAGGAACTGTCGGAGATGCTTAAAAACGAGGAAGAGCTGAAGGAAACAGAACAGTACCAGACGGCGTTACAAGTGCTGGAGGAAGCGAAAGTGAATCTACCGCAGAAAATTACTGCATAG
- the LOC125949585 gene encoding COP9 signalosome complex subunit 5 yields the protein MEMARKNWELENNIVTLPASDEIFRYDAEQQQRILTARPWEKDPHFFKDIKISALALLKMVMHSRSGGPLEVMGLLLGKVDQDAMVVMDAFALPVEGTETRVNAQSQAYEYMTAYIESAKEVGRCENAIGWYHSHPGYGCWLSGIDVNTQMLNQNYQEPFVAIVVDPVRTVSAGKVCLGAFRTYPKGYKPPNEEPSEYQTIPLNKIEDFGVHCKQYYQLDVTYFKSALDRKLLDSLWNKYWMNTLGSSGILSNPDYTTGQILDLSEKLELSEASLGRGQFMASGSTDPNEKRTEDKLSKATRDCSRASIELIHGLMAQIAKHKLFNTVNTAGRPQPMN from the exons ATGGAGATGGCTAGGAAGAACTGGGAACTGGAGAACAACATCGTGACGCTTCCGGCCAGCGACGAAATCTTTCGATACGatgcggagcagcagcagcgaattcTGACGGCCAGACCGTGGGAAAAGGATCCGCACTTCTTCAAGGACATCAAAATATCGGCCCTCGCGCTGCTAAAGATGGTGATGCATTCGCGCTCTGGTGGACCGCTTGAGGTGATGGGACTGCTGCTCGGTAAAGTGGACCAAGATGCGATGGTTGTTATGGATGCGTTCGCGCTACCGGTCGAAGGAACCGAGACGCGGGTCAACGCACAGTCGCAGGCGTACGAGTACATGACGGCGTACATCGAGTCGGCCAAggaggtcggtcggtgtgaGAATGCCATCGGATGGTATCACAGCCATCCGGGGTATGGCTGTTGGCTGTCCGGTATTGACGTAAACACACAGATGCTAAACCAAAACTACCAGGAACCGTTCgtagccatcgtcgtcgatcccGTCAGGACCGTTTCAGCGGGAAAGGTGTGTCTAGGAGCGTTCCGCACCTACCCGAAAG GATACAAACCACCGAATGAGGAACCATCCGAGTACCAGACGATCCCGCTGAACAAGATCGAGGACTTTGGTGTGCACTGCAAGCAGTACTACCAGCTGGACGTGACGTACTTCAAGTCGGCCCTGGATCGTAAGCTGCTTGATTCGCTGTGGAACAAGTACTGGATGAATACGCTCGGTAGCTCGGGCATCCTAAGCAACCCGGACTACACGACGGGCCAGATTTTGGATCTCTCCGAGAAGCTGGAGCTTAGCGAAGCGAGCCTTGGCCGCGGCCAGTTCATGGCCAGTGGTTCCACAGACCCGAACGAGAAGCGTACCGAAGATAAACTGTCCAAGGCAACACGCGATTGTAGccgagcatcgatcgagctCATCCACGGGCTGATGGCTCAAATCGCAAAGCACAAGCTATTCAACACGGTCAACACAGCCGGTCGGCCGCAACCGATGAATTGA
- the LOC125949586 gene encoding deoxyhypusine hydroxylase, translating into MVQIEDSKVASIGEVLNNRERPLKERFRALFTLRNIGGDKALESITRCFADDSALLKHELAYCLGQMQDVRAIPALTKVLADTEQEPMVRHEAAEALGAIGDSSVEEILLQYSKDPVIEVAETCEIALERVRWLKQKATNEKTDSKDGNPYASVDPTPAADGRSVEDLQRILMDETDTLFNRYRAMFALRNLQSKEATLALATGLKGKSALFRHEVAFVLGQLQEECSIPFLVENLRDPAENEMVRHECAEALGAIATDECTRVLNEYLKDEKRVVKESCEVALDMCEYENSPEFQYADGLVKLNDH; encoded by the coding sequence ATGGTTCAAATCGAGGACAGCAAAGTAGCCTCCATCGGCGAGGTACTGAACAACCGAGAACGGCCGCTGAAGGAACGATTCCGGGCACTCTTCACTTTGCGGAATATTGGCGGCGATAAGGCACTGGAATCAATCACCCGCTGCTTCGCCGATGATTCAGCGCTGCTCAAACACGAACTGGCCTACTGCCTGGGACAGATGCAGGATGTTCGAGCGATACCGGCCCTGACGAAAGTGTTGGCCGATACGGAACAAGAACCGATGGTGCGGCATGAGGCGGCCGAAGCGCTCGGGGCCATCGGCGACAGTTCCGTCGAGGAGATCCTGCTGCAGTACAGCAAAGATCCGGTGATCGAGGTAGCGGAAACGTGCGAGATCGCTCTGGAGCGAGTTCGATGGTTAAAGCAGAAAGCCACAAACGAGAAGACGGATTCAAAGGACGGCAACCCGTACGCCTCCGTTGACCCCACGCCAGCGGCCGACGGACGAAGTGTGGAAGATCTGCAGCGCATTTTGATGGATGAAACGGATACCCTGTTCAATCGCTATCGGGCTATGTTTGCACTACGCAATCTACAGTCAAAGGAGGccacgctggcgctggctacTGGGCTGAAGGGCAAAAGTGCCCTCTTCCGTCACGAGGTGGCTTTCGTACTGGGCCAGTTACAGGAGGAGTGCAGCATTCCATTTTTGGTGGAGAATTTACGCGATCCGGCGGAAAACGAAATGGTACGTCACGAATGTGCCGAGGCGTTGGGTGCCATCGCAACGGACGAGTGCACGCGGGTCTTGAACGAGTATCTGAAGGATGAGAAGCGCGTGGTGAAGGAAAGCTGCGAAGTGGCACTGGATATGTGCGAGTACGAGAACAGTCCCGAGTTTCAGTACGCCGACGGTTTGGTTAAGCTGAACGATCACTGA